The Comamonas testosteroni genome contains the following window.
GATGTGAACACCGACCCGCTGACAGGCCTGGGCAATCGCCGCCATCTGGAGGCTGCCATCACGGCCTTCCAGACGCAAGCGCTGCCGTTCTCGGTGGTTGCCATCGACATCGATCACTTCAAGGATATCAACGACGGCTTTGGCCACGATACAGGCGACGAGGTGCTCAGACAGCTCGCACGCACCATGCGCGAGGTCTCGCGTGTCGATGACCTGCCCTGCCGCGTGGGTGGCGAGGAGTTTCTGCTGCTGCTGCCCGGCACGGCTCTGGAGGCCGCCACCCATGTCGCCGAGCGCCTGCGCCAGATGGTCGAGAAGATGGAGATGCAGCATGTGGGCCATATCACCATCTCGCTGGGCGTGGCCCACTGGCCCGACACCGACCCCGATATCAAGGCCGTCTTCCAGCAGGCCGACGTCATGCTCTACGCGGCCAAGCGGGGCGGACGCAATCGTGTCATGGTCAGTGAGGCCAGCGAGCCTCCCAGCGAGCTCTGAACCCGGCGACACCGTAGTTCCAGTCCACTCTCAAGGCGTATCCGCTGTCACAGCCGATACGCTTTTTTTGAGCTCATTGTGTGACTTCTCTGCACCAATTTGGCCATTAATGCTTCAAATTAGTGAGCATGCACCATACGCTTCAAGAGGATCGAGCGCAGATTGCTCTGAATTACATAACAAGTAACTGATTTCATTGAACTAATACCTCGAGCCCCTGCCCTGGCACAGCTCTTGCTGAAAACCCTTGCCCCGCAGCCCCGGATGGACAGCGGAATACACAACAGCAAAGGAATTTCAGATGCCAGAGCCAAGCAAGCATGTCAGTCGCAGACAACTGCTCTCGATGATCGGAAAGGTCGCGGGCGGCAGTGCCATGTATCAAGCCATGAGTTCACTGGGCTATGCCGCCGAATCGCATTACAGCGGTCCGGTCAAGCTCGGCAACGCCAAACCTGGCGCATCGGTTCTGGTGCTGGGCGCTGGCCTGGCAGGCATGGTGGCAGCCCACGAGTTGCGCGCGGCCGGCTACAAGGTGCAGTTGCTTGAATACCAGAGTCGCGCTGGCGGCCGCTGCTGGACGCTGCGCGGCGGCGATGAGTTCAGCGAACTCGACGGCACGCGCCAGAAAGTGGGCTTTGCCAAGGGCAACTACTTCAACCCCGGCCCCTGGCGCGTGCCCTACCACCACCATGCGATGCTGGACTACTACAAGCGCTTCGGCATCAAGCTCGAGGCCTTCAACCAGGTCAACTACAACGCATATCTGCACAACAGCAAGGCCCTGGCCGGCAAGCCCCAGCGCTTTCGCCATGTGCAGACCGATGTCTATGGCCATGTGGCCGAGCTGCTGTCCAAGGCTACCAATCAGGGCGCACTGGACCAGAGCGTCAGCCGGGAAGACAAGGAACGCCTGCTGGAGAGCCTCAAGGCCTGGGGCGTGCTGGACAAGGAGTACCGCTACCGCGCCAGCAATGCGGTCAGCGATTTCCGGGGCTACGACATCGACCCCGGCGGCGGCCTGATGGCGCAGGCCAAACCTTCGACGCCCATGGGCCTGCACGAGCTGCTCGAGTCCAATTTGTGGCGCCAGATGGGCGTGGGCAATATCTACGAATTCCACAGCGCCATCTTCCAGCCCGAAGGCGGCATGGACATGCTGGCCCAGGCCATGGCGCGCGATCTGGGCCCGGCCATACGCTACAACGCAAAGGTCACCAGGATCGCCCAGAACGACAAGGGCGTGACCGTGGACTATGTGGACGCCCTCAAGCCCGGCAGCACGCTGCAGGCCCGCGCCGACTGGTGCGTGTGCACGATTCCGCTGTCCATCCTGAGCCAGATCGAAGTGCAGGCCGGCAGCGCCATGCAGAACGCGATTGCTGCCGTGCCCTACGGCAGCTCCATGAAGGTCGGTCTGGAGTTCAAGCGCCGCTTCTGGGAAGAGGACGAACGCATCTACGGCGGCATCAGCTACACCGATCTGCCGATCCAGCAGATCTCCTACCCCTCCACCGGCTATATGGGCAACGGCCCCGCCGTGCTGCTGGGCGCCTATGCCTTTGAGAACTCCAACAGCTACCGCTTCTCCTCGCTCAAGCCGGCCGAGCGCGTTCGCCTGGCGCTGGAGTACGGCGCGCAGATCCATCCGCAGTACAAGCAGGAGTTCCTCAACGGTGTGTCGGTCGCCTGGCATCGCATGCCCTGGATCAACGGCTGCTTCGGCAACTGGACCGATGCACTGCGCGAGCAGCACTACAAGGATCTGGCAC
Protein-coding sequences here:
- a CDS encoding flavin monoamine oxidase family protein; amino-acid sequence: MPEPSKHVSRRQLLSMIGKVAGGSAMYQAMSSLGYAAESHYSGPVKLGNAKPGASVLVLGAGLAGMVAAHELRAAGYKVQLLEYQSRAGGRCWTLRGGDEFSELDGTRQKVGFAKGNYFNPGPWRVPYHHHAMLDYYKRFGIKLEAFNQVNYNAYLHNSKALAGKPQRFRHVQTDVYGHVAELLSKATNQGALDQSVSREDKERLLESLKAWGVLDKEYRYRASNAVSDFRGYDIDPGGGLMAQAKPSTPMGLHELLESNLWRQMGVGNIYEFHSAIFQPEGGMDMLAQAMARDLGPAIRYNAKVTRIAQNDKGVTVDYVDALKPGSTLQARADWCVCTIPLSILSQIEVQAGSAMQNAIAAVPYGSSMKVGLEFKRRFWEEDERIYGGISYTDLPIQQISYPSTGYMGNGPAVLLGAYAFENSNSYRFSSLKPAERVRLALEYGAQIHPQYKQEFLNGVSVAWHRMPWINGCFGNWTDALREQHYKDLAQIDGRLVLAGEHVSYIPAWQEGAVLSSLDAIQRLHAKASSL